In Acidimicrobiales bacterium, the DNA window AGATCCACCTCGGCCACGGCTACCTGCCGAGCGAGTTCCTCAGCCCCAAGCTCAACAAGCGCACCGACCAGTGGGGTGGGTCACTCGAGAACCGGGCCCGGTTCCCGCGCTCGATCGTGGCTGCGGTACGCGAGGCGGTCGGCGACCAGGTGGCGGTGCTGGCCAAGGTGAACATGGCCGACGGCGTCCCCGGCGGGTTCTGGCTCGACGAGAGCGTGCCCTTCGCCCGCCTGCTCGAGGCCGACGGCCACCTCGACGCCATCGAGCTCACCGGTGGGAGCTCGCTCCAGAACCCCATGTACCTGTTCCGGGGTGAGGCGCCCGTGCGGGAGATGGCGCGGTCGATGCCGAAGTTCGTGCGGCCCGCGTTCAAGGTGCTCGGGGGGCGCTTTCTGCCCTCGTACCCGTACGAGGAGGCCTACTTCCTGCCCTACGCCCGCCAGTTCCGCGACGCCCTCGACCTGCCCCTCGTCCTGCTCGGCGGCATCAGTCGCCGCGACACGCTGGACACCGCGATGGCCGAGGGCTTCGAGTTCGTGGCCATGGGTCGGGCCCTGCTGCGCGAGCCCGACCTCGTCAACAAGATGGCGGCCGGCGAGTCCGCGGAGTCGCTGTGCGTGCACTGCAACAAGTGCATGCCCACGATCTACCGCGGCACCCACTGCGTGCTCGTCCCCGAGGGCGAGCGCGCCTGAGCCCGCAGCCTCCGACGATCAGTCGGCGATGGGGGTCTCCTGGGCGGTCTGCTTGGCCCAGCGGTAGTCGGCCTTGCCGCTGGGGGACCGGGTGATGGTCTCGACGAGGTGCAGCTCGCGGGGGACCTTGTAGCCGGCCACCTTCGTGCGGCAGTGGTCGGCCAGATCGGCCAGCTTCGGCGTCGTCCCCGGGCGGGGGGCGACGACCGCGGTGACCCGCTCGCCGAAGCGCTCGTCGGGGACGCCCACCACCACGGCGTCGAAGACCTCGGGGTGGCTCTTCAGGGCGGCCTCGACCTCCTCGGGGAAGATCTTCTCGCCGCCGGAGTTGATGGACACCGAGCCGCGGCCGAACAGCGTGATGGTGCCGT includes these proteins:
- a CDS encoding NADH:flavin oxidoreductase produces the protein MGVRNSFPRSEAPVDPSTAPDPFGPASLGPLRLRNRIVKAATFEGMTFDHVVSDRLVEFHRAMAAGGVAMTTVAYCAVSPEGCGTPNEIILSPEAVPGLQRLADAVHDEGAAVSAQLGHAGAVAAGAGYQGLSPSAMFSPLAMRRTRAVSAEDIDRITGDFAAAARIVVDGGFDAIEIHLGHGYLPSEFLSPKLNKRTDQWGGSLENRARFPRSIVAAVREAVGDQVAVLAKVNMADGVPGGFWLDESVPFARLLEADGHLDAIELTGGSSLQNPMYLFRGEAPVREMARSMPKFVRPAFKVLGGRFLPSYPYEEAYFLPYARQFRDALDLPLVLLGGISRRDTLDTAMAEGFEFVAMGRALLREPDLVNKMAAGESAESLCVHCNKCMPTIYRGTHCVLVPEGERA